From Methanofastidiosum sp., a single genomic window includes:
- a CDS encoding 30S ribosomal protein S2 has translation MSDEMLVPLDLYLASGIHIGTTQKTRDMERYIFRIRQDGLYILDINETNKKIEKVGKFLAKFEPEKILVVSSRIYGFKPVLAFGQKTGAKTITKRFIPGSLTNPNCEDFIEPEVVILTDPRADYQILREAGLAKIPVVALCDSENYLSNVDLVVPTNNKGKKALALVYYLIAREMMKAKGQIKDGEEPPFSIDDFKSKDEED, from the coding sequence ATGAGTGATGAAATGTTAGTACCCCTTGATTTGTACCTTGCATCTGGAATACACATTGGAACGACCCAAAAAACAAGGGACATGGAAAGGTACATATTTAGGATAAGACAAGATGGTCTTTATATCCTTGATATAAATGAAACAAATAAAAAGATTGAAAAAGTTGGAAAGTTTCTTGCCAAATTTGAACCTGAAAAAATTCTTGTTGTATCATCAAGAATTTATGGATTCAAGCCAGTATTAGCGTTTGGTCAGAAAACAGGCGCAAAAACAATCACAAAAAGATTCATTCCAGGATCTTTAACAAATCCAAACTGTGAGGATTTCATTGAGCCTGAGGTAGTCATATTGACAGATCCAAGAGCAGACTATCAAATATTAAGGGAAGCTGGACTTGCAAAAATACCCGTAGTCGCCTTATGCGACTCAGAAAACTATCTTTCAAACGTTGATTTAGTTGTGCCAACAAACAACAAAGGTAAAAAAGCCTTAGCACTTGTTTACTATCTTATTGCTAGGGAAATGATGAAAGCTAAAGGGCAAATAAAAGATGGTGAGGAGCCTCCATTCTCAATTGATGATTTTAAATCAAAGGATGAGGAGGATTAA